From Segatella copri, the proteins below share one genomic window:
- the ruvA gene encoding Holliday junction branch migration protein RuvA: MIEYIHGDLTELTPALAIVETAGVGYGLNISLNTYTAIQGKQEVKLYVHEVLVAGGRDDSFTLFGFATKQERELYRLLITVSGVGGNTARMILSSLSPRELCEIISTGNDKVLKTVKGIGLKTAQRIIIDLKDKIVSLGIADELPASGGNVAMVNNDVKDEAVSALTMLGFSPAPSAKVVVDILKAQPELPVEQVVKLALKQIK; the protein is encoded by the coding sequence ATGATAGAATATATTCATGGCGATCTGACAGAGCTGACACCTGCGCTGGCTATTGTTGAGACTGCGGGAGTGGGCTACGGACTCAATATATCGCTCAATACATATACTGCCATTCAGGGCAAACAGGAAGTGAAGCTCTATGTTCACGAAGTGCTGGTGGCTGGTGGAAGAGATGACTCTTTCACCCTTTTCGGCTTTGCTACCAAACAGGAACGTGAACTCTACCGCCTCCTCATCACCGTTTCAGGAGTAGGCGGAAATACAGCCCGTATGATTCTCTCTTCACTCTCGCCACGCGAACTCTGTGAAATCATCTCTACAGGTAACGACAAGGTGCTGAAAACCGTGAAGGGTATCGGACTGAAGACTGCACAGCGAATCATCATCGACCTGAAAGATAAAATCGTGAGCCTCGGCATTGCTGACGAACTGCCAGCCAGCGGAGGCAATGTGGCGATGGTAAACAATGACGTAAAGGATGAGGCGGTAAGCGCCCTCACCATGCTCGGCTTCTCGCCGGCACCATCTGCCAAGGTAGTAGTAGATATCCTTAAGGCACAGCCTGAACTCCCCGTAGAACAGGTTGTGAAACTGGCATTGAAGCAAATCAAATAA
- a CDS encoding T9SS type A sorting domain-containing protein has product MGNCISRTYENLSVESKKLQKKDSISTFNLTKITIFPVPYVSDAINVNFLPNKATNPLTYAITNMSGQVELKGQILGSTYSITVSDLAPGIYILTVSDLNKRVSYKIIKK; this is encoded by the coding sequence ATGGGGAATTGTATCTCTAGAACATATGAGAATCTTTCTGTTGAAAGCAAAAAGCTTCAAAAGAAAGACTCCATTTCTACTTTTAATTTAACGAAGATAACAATATTCCCAGTACCTTATGTATCTGATGCTATAAATGTAAACTTTTTACCTAACAAAGCAACGAATCCATTAACATATGCTATCACTAATATGTCAGGACAAGTCGAATTAAAAGGACAAATTCTTGGGTCAACATACTCCATCACAGTATCAGACCTCGCACCAGGCATATATATATTAACTGTTTCAGATTTGAATAAAAGAGTTTCATATAAGATAATCAAAAAATAA